CTCTCCGGCGTGCTCGGGACGCTCACCCCCACGAGCGCCGGGGACGTCTCCCTCTCGGTGGCCAGCCTGGCCGGGGGCACCCACGCCCTGCGCCTCGAGGCGCGGGACCCCGACGGCGCCACCTGCTCGGACCAGGTGCTCTACACCGCGACCCTCCCGCCCCAGGTGCAGATCCTGGCGCCGAGCGCCGGGACCCACCTGGAGGGCACGGCCCTCGACCTCGACGCGCAGGTGAGCGACGACCGCGACGCCCCGGGCCTCCTCACCCTCAGCTGGAGCAGCGACCTCCAGGGGGCCCTCGGCAGCCCGAGCGCCGACGCCACGGGCTTCGCCCGCCTGCCGGGGGTGGTCCTCCCGCTGGGCACCCACCGCCTCACGCTCCTGGCCGTCGACACCGATGGCCAGCAGAGCGCGGCCACCCGCGACCTGACCATTGCCCAGGTGGTGGACGACCCACCGAGCGCGCCGACGATCCACCTCGAGCCCCTCCCCACCCACGAGAGCGACACCCTCTCGGTGGTGCTCGACGCCCCGGGGGTCGATCCCGAGGGGGCCGGCGTGACCCACCGCTACGCCTGGACCGTGGACGGGAGCCCCACCGGTGAGACCGGCACCTCGATCGCGCCGGCCCTCACCGGCGTCGGGGAGGTCTGGGAGGTCAGCGTCTGGGCCTCCGACGGCGGCCAGGAGGGCGCCCCCGCGACGGCCGCCACCACCATCGTCGAGGATCCGGTCGGGCCGGCGGGCTGCGCCCTGCCCGTGTCCTTCAGCCGCGTCACCCACACCCAGGGCGCGGTGGACTTCCAGCGGGTGAGCTGGGCTCCCGACGGCAGCCACGCCCTGCTCCTGGGCTACCCCCGGGGGCTCTACCGCTACGATCCCGCCACCGGCGCGATCGATCTCGTCGCCGCGGGCAGCGGCGCCGAGCGCTGGCACGCCCTCTTCCACGAGGAGGGCGGGGGCTTCGCGCTGGTGGGCGGGGACGACGGCGCCTCGACCTTCGCGCCGGTCCTCTACCGCTACGACGACGGCGTGGGGCTCACGGCGATCACCGATCTGACCGGCGTGGCGCAGGGCAAGCTGCTGGCGAGCTCGCGGCTGGTGGATCTGGTGCAGCGGCCGGGCACCGACACCTTCACCCTCCTCTCCGACAACGGGGCGATCACGCCGGGCATCGCCTACCTCAACGAGGTGGTCTTCGACTGGGCCGGCGGCGCCCACGCCTGGACCTACGAGGGCGGGCTGAACATCTCCCAGGGGGCCTCGAGCGTCGACTGGGGGAGCAAGCTCGGGCAGCCCCTGGCGCTGGCGGTCTCCCGCTACCTGGAGGTGATGCAGTACGAGCCCCTCCTGGCCTCGGGCAACTTCCACCTCGAGACCGGCACCCCGAACCACGGCAACCTCAAGCGGGTCATCTTCGATCCGGTGGGCCGGGCGCAGGCCTGGGTGCTGCAGTGGAGCGGGCAGGGGAGGGTCTACCCCTGGGAGGGGCAGCTGCGGTCGAGCACCGAGAGCTTCGGCTTCACCGGCTGGAGCATGTACGACTTCGCCGTGCGCGAGGACGGAAGCTGGAAGGTCTTCGTCGGGCGCAACGGCAACGTCTGGTTCTCGGACTCACCCTTCCTGCCGATCGACCCGAGCCGCTTCACCAACACGCCGCTGGCGAGCTTCGACGCCGAGCCCGGGGCCACCTTCGATCAGGCGCCCTGGTACGGCACCAGCAGCGACTACCTCCAGGGAGCGGCCTTCCGGCCGGGCACCTGCGAGGGGCTCATCGTCGGGGACGCGACGGCCTCGATGGGGCTCGTCGCGCACTTCGCGCTCGTCGAGAACTAGCCCTCGTCGATCTCGGCTGCCATCGCCAGCTTCGGGCCCTTGCGCGGCGGCAGGGCGAGGACGTAGCCCCGCGGCACCAGCTGCTTGCCCCGGAGGATGGCGCCCTGCAGGGCGGGGTTCGCCTGGGCCAGCCGGGTGGGGTGGCGGCCGACGCAGCGGGCGAGGTGCTTCAGGCCCACCGGCCTGGCGAGGCGGAGGTGCCGGGGCGGGCGCCGCGCCGGCCGCAGGCTCCAGTCCCGGGAGACCCGGGCGACCGCCACGATCTGGGCGTAGTAGTTCTGGGCGTCGAAGCCGAAGGCGGGATCCGAGGGGCTCGCGACCAGCGGGGCGAGGCCCCGCACCTGCTGGTGCCGCAGCATCCGCGCCACCCGGGTGGGTCCGGCGTTGTAGGCGGTGACCGCCACGTCCCAGCGGTCGAAGCGATCGCCGAGGCGGCGCAGGTAGCGGGCGGCCGCCCAGCCGGCGCGGATCGGATCGGTGCGCTCGTCGATGGCGCCTTCGACCGAGAGGTGCTCGCGGGCGGTGGCGCGCACGAACTGGTAGGCCCCCACCGCCCCGGCGCGGCTGCGGCTGTCCGGGCGGAAGAGGGACTCGACCACGGCCAGCCGCGCGAGGGAGGCCGGAACGCCCTCGTGGGCGAAGATGCCCTCGAGCTCGGCGAGGTGCGCCTCCCCGCGCTCGTAGGCCCGGTCGAGGGCGTCGGCGCGGCCGCGCACGAGGCGCAGGTTCCAGCTGGCGGAGCGGGCCAGGGCGTGGCTCCCGAGGCGCTGGACGAGGCGCCCGGGGTTCTTGCGCCAGGTCTTCTCCAGGCCACGCCGGACCGCGGCGAGGCGCTCACGGGTGCGAGCGGTGCAGGCCTCCTCGGCGACGTCGCTGCAGTCGACCCAGGCGTGGACCACCCAGGGGCGCCGCTGATCGACGATGGCGACGTCGTCGTCCCCGCGCTCGCCCCAGACCTCTTCCCAGAAGGCGACCCGCCGGGCCAGGCCCTTGCTCACCGGCAGGCTCCCGCTCTTCACCGGGGCGCGCCGGGCCCAGGGGGGCACGGTGGGCTGCAGGTCCGGGCAGCTCGCCTCGGCCCACAGGGGCGTGGGCGGGAGGAGACCGCAGAGGGCCAGGGTGACCAGGAAGGGGACGGTAGACCGCATCGTCCCAGCGGCTCTGCAGGAACGGTGCCGCAGCCCCGCGCCCGGCCCAAGCCCCCGGGATCAGGTGGCCCCAGCGCCCGGCGACCTGTCGTCGCCTGGACGCTGGAGCACCGATGCACCAGCTGGCCTGGGGGTGGAGACCCCTACTGGCAGAGACCCGCGGTGCAGGTCAGGTGGGTCCAGGGGGTGGCCGCCGACGAGTCGTAGGGCGAGATCGGGCACTGCTCGCTGCTGGTGCAGGCCAGCTCGCACAGGTTCTCGGTGTTGACCCCGTAGCTGGTCGTGCAGACCTGGCCGCCGGTGCACTGGCCGGCGCCGGAGCAGGAGCTGGTGCAGAAGGCCCGGGTGTCGGCGTTGGCCACGTAGATGGCGTCGTACTCGTAGGTCGAGCTGTCGGTGTCGTAGGCGCCGTAGGTGCAGTAGCCCGAGGCGCAGTCACCGGCCGAGTCGCAGGTGGTGCCGTCGGCGAGCTGACCGGCGCCCTCGATCGAGATGCAGGCGCCGCTGGCGTCGCAGTTGCCCCGGAAGATCTGGGTCGCGTACACGGCGGCGCAGTCGGCGACCGAGGTGCAGGCGTTCCCGGTGGTCATCGAGAGGTTCACGGTGTAGGCGGTCGCCGCGGCGGCCGGGGTGGCCACGGCGTACTTGGAGACCTGGATGTAGACCGGGCCGGCCGGGAGGTAGGAGAGGGTGACGACCTCCGGGTAGGCCCACCAGGTGTGGCCGAGGAGGCGGCCGCTGGCGTCCACCACCGAGAGGTCGTAGTCGAGGGCGCTGTTCGTCCAGTTCACGGTGATCGTGGCGTGGTCGCCGGCGGCGGCGGTGAAGACGAACCAGTCGGACTCCCCGGCCATGTCGCAGAGCATGGCGTTGGTCGTGGAGGTGGTGGCCGGCGAGACCGGGGTGATGTCCACGGCGCCCGCGGGGCCGTCGTTGCCGTTCTCGGAGGCGTCGTCGCCGGTGCAGTCCGAGTAGGCCACGCAGGAGGAGGCGCCGGTGGTGCGATCGAGGTTGCAGGAGGGGGCGGCCGGATCGGTGCAGTCGAAGGAGTTCGCGCAGGTGGTGCAGACCTGCCGGGCGTAGCAGTTCGGGCCGGCGGCGTTGCCGGCGCAGTGGCTGTCCTCGGTGCACTGCACGCAGCCGAAGGCCTCGTGGCAGGCCGGGGCGGCCGCGTCGCTGCAGTGGGCGTCGGTGAGGCACTCGACGCAGGAGTAGGTGCTGGTGTCGCAGGCCGGGGTCGCGGCGTTGGTGCAGTGGGTGTCGTCGGTGCACGCGACGCAGGAGCCGGAGACGGTCTCGCAGATGGCGGTGCCGGCGGGGCACTGGCCGGCGCCGGTGCAGGGGCCGCAGGTGGCGTCGGGGCGGCAGACGTCGCCGGTGTTCACGCAGTCGCCGAGGGTGAGGCAGGCCACGCACTGCCCGGTGCCGGCCGCGTCGCAGCGGGGCAGGGCCGGGTCGGTGCAGTCGGTGTCGTTCGAGCAGGCCACGCAGGCGTTGCCCGAGCAGACGCCGGAGGCGCAGTCGGCGGTGGTCAGGCACTCGACGCAGGTGCCGGCGCCGCCGGCGAGGTTGCAGAAGGTGGCGGCGGGATCGGTGCAGTCGCCGCTCTCGAGGCAGGCGCCGCAGTCACCGGTGCTGGCCCGGCAGACCTCGCCGGCGGTGCTGCAGTCGGCGGTGGTGGCGCAGGCCACGCACTGGCCGAGGACGGTGCTGCAGCGGGTGAGGCCCGGGGTGGTGCAGTCGGCGTCCGAGCCGCAGGCGCTGCAGATGCCGAGGCCGACGCAGTAGGGCTCGGAGCCGCCGGTGCAGTCGGTGCCGGAGAGGCACTCGACGCAGGTCCCGGTGGTCAGCTCGCAGCGCGGGGTGGCGCCGCCGCAGTTGCCGTCGCCGAGGCACTCGACGCACTCGCCGGTGGTGAGCTTGCACTCGGCGGTGGGGGCCAGGCACTGGCCGGGGGCGGTGCAGGGGCCGCAGGCGCCCTGGACGCAGACGTCGCCGCCGCTGCAGTGGGTGGCGTCGCGGCACTCCTGGCAGAGGCCGGTGGTGGTGTTGCAGTAGGGCGCCGCCGCGTCGCCGCAGTCGGTGTCCGCGGTGCAGGGCGAGCAGATGCCCGAGCCCAGGTCACACAGGCCGGTGGTGCAGTCGCCGGCCGAGAGGCACTCGACGCAGAGGCCGGTGGTGGTGTTGCAGAGGTCGGCGGTGGGGCCGTCGCAGTCCGCGGCGGCCAGGCAGACGCCGCAGGTGGCGTCCTGGCGGCAGACCTGGCCCGGGGTCGTGCACTCGGTGTCGGCCGAGCAGGAGAAGCAGGTGCCGGTGGCGGTGTCGCAGGTGCCGGTGTCGCAGTCGGCGGTCGACTGGCAGCCGCCGCAGGTGTTGTCGGCGCGGCAGACGGCGCTCATGCCGCAGTCGGCGTCGACCACGCAGTCCACGCAGATCCCGTTGGCGCGCCAGCACAGGCCGCTGTCGCAGTCGGGGGTGGTCTGGCAGGTGCCGCAGCTGCCGTCCTCGCGGCAGATGCCGTTGGCGCACTCGCCGTCGTTGCTGCAGATGACGCAGTTGCCGGTGGTGGTGTTGCAGACCGGGAAGGCCGGGTCGCCACAGTCGGCGCTGGTGTTGCAGCGGGTGATGGTCTGGCAGGTCTGGGTCGCCAGCTCGCAGAAGCCGTCGGTGCAGTGGGCGTTGTTCAGGCACTCGACGCAGTCGCCGGTGGTGGTGTCGCAGGCGGGCAGCGCCGGATCGGTGCAGCTGTCGTCCGAGAGGCAGGCGGTCGAGCCGCCGTCGTTGCCGCCGCCGCCGCCGTCGGGTGTGTCGTCGTCGGTGCCGTCGGGGCAGCCGAGGCTCCCGGTGAGGAGGAGGAGGGAGAGGGCGACGAAAAGGACCTTCTGGAGCTGGCGCATGGGCCGCAGCTAGCAGCCGCGGCAGAGGAGCACAAGACTACGAGTCGAGCGCCTCCTGGAGGGCCGCCCGGAGGGCGCCGGGATCGGCCGCGCCGCCGCTCTTCTTCATCGCCATCCCCAGGAAGAAGCCCAGGAGGTTCTTCTTGCCGGCGCGGTAGCGCTCGAGCTCGTCGGGGTGCTCCGCGAGCACCTCGCTCACCAGGGAGGCCAGGGCGTCGCCGTCGGCCACCCGGGCGAGGCCCCGGGCCTCGACGATCGCCTCGGGCCGGCCGCCGCCCCCGACCATCTCGAGGAGGACCTCCTTGCCGGCGGTGGCGGTGATCGTGCCGGCGTCCAGGAGGGCGCAGAGCTCGGCGAAGGCCGCGCCGTCGAAGGGCAGGGCCTCGGCGCCGGCCTCGTCCATCTGGGCGACCAGCACGTTGGCGATCCACTTGCCCGCGGTCTCCCGCGACGCGCCGGCCTCGAGGGCGGCCCGGTAGAGGGCGAGGCGGCCCTCGGTGGCGCAGAGGGCCTCGGCCACCGCCTCGTCGAGGCCGTCGGCCGCGGCGAGCTCCCGGGCGGCCTCGGAGACCTTCCGGAGGGCGGGCGCGGCGGCCTCGGCGGCCGGGCGCCGGGGGGCCGGCTTCCCGGCCGGCGCGTCCTTCCGGCCCCAGGAGTCCTTGAGGGTGACCGTGCGGTTGAGGACCGGCCGCCCCGCCGCGCTGTCGGCGGGATCGGCGAAGAAGTAGCCCTGCCGCTCCAGCTGCACGTGGCCCCCGGGGGGGAGGTCCTTCAGGGAGGGCTCGGCCAGGGCGGTGAGGGTCTTCAGGGAGTCGGGGTCGAGGTGGTCCTCGAACTCCCCCTCGGCGGCGTCGGGGCGCTCCGGGAGGAAGAGCCGGTCGTAGAGGCGGGCCTCCAGGGAGAGGGCGTCCCGGGCCGAGACCCAGTGGATGGTCCCCATCACCTTGCGGCCGTCGGGGGCCTTGCCCCCCCGGCTCGCCGGGTCGTGGGTGCAGCGCAGCTCGGCGATCTCCCCGTCCTCCCCGCGCACCACCTCCTGGCAGGTGACGAGGTAGGCGTGGCGCAGGCGGACCTCCCGCCCGGGGGCCAGGCGCTTGTAGCCCTTCTCCGGGGTCTCCTGGAAGTCGTCCCGCTCGATGTAGAGCTCCCGGCCGAAGGGC
The DNA window shown above is from Deltaproteobacteria bacterium and carries:
- a CDS encoding lytic transglycosylase domain-containing protein, giving the protein MRSTVPFLVTLALCGLLPPTPLWAEASCPDLQPTVPPWARRAPVKSGSLPVSKGLARRVAFWEEVWGERGDDDVAIVDQRRPWVVHAWVDCSDVAEEACTARTRERLAAVRRGLEKTWRKNPGRLVQRLGSHALARSASWNLRLVRGRADALDRAYERGEAHLAELEGIFAHEGVPASLARLAVVESLFRPDSRSRAGAVGAYQFVRATAREHLSVEGAIDERTDPIRAGWAAARYLRRLGDRFDRWDVAVTAYNAGPTRVARMLRHQQVRGLAPLVASPSDPAFGFDAQNYYAQIVAVARVSRDWSLRPARRPPRHLRLARPVGLKHLARCVGRHPTRLAQANPALQGAILRGKQLVPRGYVLALPPRKGPKLAMAAEIDEG